One Gossypium raimondii isolate GPD5lz chromosome 3, ASM2569854v1, whole genome shotgun sequence genomic window carries:
- the LOC105794988 gene encoding GEM-like protein 4, whose amino-acid sequence MKNQLLEQVIGVPIKATTYGVERRTSRQYLPDAAGQYHISSQGSTKSKGNFVLKRMNLLGKKADTFAHGVREHVRLGTKISETVKGKLSLGARILQVGGLEKIFKQLFSFREGEKLLKACQCYLSTSAGPIAGLLFISSEKVAFCSERSIKVPCANGEYLRVHDKVVVPLEKIKGVNQSENMKKPSQKYMEIVTVDGFDIWFMGFLNYHKAFKCLQQTISQRLDDVDTF is encoded by the exons atgaagaatcaGCTACTTGAACAAGTTATTGGAGTTCCAATCAAAGCAACAACATATGGAGTTGAGAGAAGAACATCAAGGCAATACTTACCTGATGCTGCTGGTCAATACCACATTTCATCACAAGGGTCAACAAAAA GCAAAGGAAACTTTGTACTTAAAAGGATGAACTTGCTAGGGAAGAAAGCTGATACATTCGCCCATGGCGTCCGAGAGCATG TTAGATTGGGGACAAAGATTAGTGAAACAGTGAAGGGAAAGTTGAGTTTAGGGGCAAGGATTCTTCAAGTAGGAGGGTTGGAGAAGATTTTCAAGCAATTGTTTAGTTTCAGAGAAGGAGAGAAGCTATTGAAGGCTTGCCAATGTTATTTATCAACATCAGCAGGCCCTATTGCAGGCCTACTTTTCATTTCGTCTGAGAAGGTTGCCTTTTGCAGTGAGAGATCAATCAAAGTCCCTTGTGCAAATGGGGAATATCTGAGAGTCCATGACAAGGTTGTGGTTCCACTTGagaaaataaagggagtaaACCAGAGTGAAAACATGAAGAAACCATCGCAGAAGTACATGGAAATTGTGACAGTGGATGGTTTCGATATCTGGTTCATGGGGTTCTTGAATTATCATAAAGCTTTCAAATGTCTACAGCAGACAATCTCACAGAGACTGGATGATGTAGACACTTTCTAG